A single Klebsiella variicola DNA region contains:
- the proA gene encoding glutamate-5-semialdehyde dehydrogenase, with protein sequence MLEQMGIAAKAASWQLALLSSREKNQVLEKIADYLEAQTDDILRANAEDLAEARANGLSEAMLDRLALTPARLSGIANDVRQVCNLADPVGQVIDGGLLDSGLRIERRRVPLGVIGVIYEARPNVTVDVASLCLKTGNAAILRGGKETWRTNAATVKVIQQALQECGLPAAAVQAIESPDRALVGEMLKMDKYIDMLIPRGGAGLHKLCREQSTIPVITGGIGVCHIFVDETAEIAPALKIIVNAKTQRPSTCNTVETLLVHRNIADTFLPALSKQMAESGVTLHAAPSALPALQNGPAKVEPVKAEQYDDEYLSLDLNVKVVADMDEAIAHIREHGTQHSDAILTRTLRNANRFINEVDSSAVYVNASTRFTDGGQFGLGAEVAVSTQKLHARGPMGLEALTTYKWIGFGDDTIRA encoded by the coding sequence ATGCTGGAACAAATGGGCATTGCCGCCAAAGCGGCCTCCTGGCAGCTGGCGTTACTCTCCAGCCGGGAAAAGAACCAGGTACTGGAAAAGATCGCCGATTATCTGGAAGCGCAGACCGACGATATTCTGCGCGCCAACGCGGAAGATTTAGCCGAAGCTCGCGCCAATGGCCTGAGTGAAGCGATGCTTGATCGCCTCGCGCTGACCCCGGCGCGTCTGAGCGGCATCGCCAACGATGTGCGCCAGGTGTGCAATCTGGCCGATCCGGTCGGCCAGGTGATCGACGGCGGGCTGCTGGACAGCGGTCTGCGTATTGAACGTCGCCGCGTCCCGCTGGGGGTGATTGGCGTGATTTATGAAGCGCGACCCAACGTGACGGTCGACGTCGCCTCCCTGTGTCTGAAAACCGGCAACGCAGCGATCCTGCGCGGCGGGAAAGAGACCTGGCGCACCAACGCCGCCACGGTGAAGGTGATCCAGCAGGCGCTGCAGGAGTGCGGTCTGCCGGCCGCCGCGGTACAGGCCATTGAGAGCCCGGATCGCGCGCTGGTGGGCGAAATGCTGAAGATGGATAAATACATCGATATGCTGATCCCCCGCGGCGGCGCTGGCCTGCACAAGCTGTGCCGCGAGCAGTCAACGATCCCGGTGATCACCGGCGGGATTGGCGTGTGCCATATCTTCGTTGATGAAACCGCCGAGATCGCCCCTGCGCTGAAGATCATCGTCAACGCCAAGACCCAGCGGCCGAGCACCTGCAATACCGTGGAAACGCTGCTGGTACACCGCAACATCGCCGACACCTTCCTGCCGGCGTTGAGCAAGCAGATGGCCGAGAGCGGCGTCACCCTGCACGCCGCCCCTTCCGCCCTGCCCGCGCTGCAAAACGGCCCTGCGAAGGTCGAGCCGGTGAAAGCGGAGCAGTATGACGACGAGTATCTGTCGCTGGATCTGAACGTCAAAGTGGTGGCCGATATGGATGAGGCTATCGCCCATATTCGGGAACATGGCACCCAGCACTCCGACGCCATCCTGACCCGCACCTTGCGTAACGCCAACCGCTTTATCAATGAAGTGGACTCTTCCGCCGTCTACGTGAACGCCTCCACGCGCTTCACCGACGGCGGCCAGTTCGGCCTTGGCGCGGAAGTGGCTGTCAGCACCCAGAAGCTACACGCCCGCGGCCCGATGGGGCTGGAAGCGTTAACCACCTATAAGTGGATTGGTTTCGGCGACGATACCATTCGTGCGTAA
- a CDS encoding acyl-CoA dehydrogenase family protein translates to MLHHSLREWLDDRAAELDRSSELSHALLLKLAQANLFRIGIAPALGGSGGTLLDAIDAISAVARHSLTAAFMFWGHRTYIDILTQAPQSALCDRILPDLLAGQLAGATGLSNAMKFLSGLEELQIGGVADGKGGWRLSGQLHWVTNLQTRGFQAVTVVQPVGGGEPFIASIGSGLAGVSRSADLALMAMQGSATAALHFDDVALEKDGVIHSAARTFLPAVRPRFLGLQCGMALGLAECILDECRDRLSDGHVLRGEWQTLAQRYRQIRSDLYAGVESQRFVQQPGELFRLRIGLVELAINGIQLELMLAGGRAYLSPQGDRTARRWRECAFLPLVTPSVVQLKQQLARLPA, encoded by the coding sequence ATGCTACATCATTCCTTACGCGAGTGGCTTGACGACCGGGCGGCGGAACTCGACCGTTCCAGTGAACTTAGCCACGCGTTATTGCTAAAGCTGGCGCAAGCGAACCTGTTTCGTATCGGGATCGCGCCGGCGCTCGGGGGCAGCGGCGGTACGCTGCTGGATGCGATTGATGCCATTAGCGCGGTAGCCCGCCATTCGCTGACGGCGGCGTTTATGTTTTGGGGACACCGTACCTATATCGACATCCTGACGCAGGCGCCACAGAGCGCGTTATGCGATCGCATATTGCCCGATCTGCTGGCCGGCCAGCTGGCGGGGGCGACGGGTTTATCCAACGCGATGAAATTCCTCTCCGGGCTCGAAGAGCTGCAGATCGGCGGCGTAGCTGACGGGAAGGGGGGCTGGCGGCTCTCCGGGCAGCTTCACTGGGTTACCAATTTACAAACCCGCGGTTTCCAGGCGGTGACGGTTGTTCAGCCTGTTGGCGGCGGTGAACCGTTCATCGCCAGCATCGGATCCGGCCTTGCCGGCGTGTCGCGCTCTGCCGATCTTGCGCTGATGGCGATGCAGGGCAGCGCCACGGCGGCATTGCACTTTGACGATGTCGCGCTGGAAAAAGACGGGGTGATCCATTCTGCCGCCCGGACGTTTTTGCCCGCGGTGCGCCCGCGTTTTCTCGGTTTGCAGTGCGGCATGGCGCTAGGGCTGGCCGAATGTATTCTTGACGAGTGCCGCGACCGATTAAGCGACGGCCATGTGCTGCGCGGGGAATGGCAGACGCTGGCACAGCGCTATCGCCAGATCCGCAGCGACCTTTACGCCGGTGTGGAAAGCCAGCGCTTTGTACAGCAGCCCGGTGAACTGTTCCGGCTACGTATCGGGCTGGTCGAACTGGCGATAAACGGCATACAGCTGGAACTCATGCTCGCGGGAGGGCGGGCCTATCTATCGCCGCAGGGCGATCGGACCGCGCGCCGCTGGCGCGAATGTGCTTTCCTTCCGCTGGTCACCCCCAGTGTTGTGCAGCTGAAACAGCAGCTGGCAAGGCTGCCGGCATGA
- a CDS encoding ABC transporter permease, whose amino-acid sequence MKPILIRIGWALPGLALLLLIWGAITHFAGGMAGLFAPENALRSLQEMLAQGELVRNIAISLSRVAVGLGLALIVGIPCGLLMGCSAASELLAMPALQFLRMISPLSWMPVAVMLLGIGDRPIWFLLSFAAVWPVLLNTASGVRQLPPGWLLLARSLSATRRETLWHIILPGVRAHILTGVRLAIGILWIVLVPCEMLGVSSGLGYAILDARDRLDYSALMAVIVTIGAIGFLMDWLARYFIHTVSA is encoded by the coding sequence ATGAAACCGATTTTAATCCGTATTGGCTGGGCGCTGCCCGGTCTGGCGCTGCTGCTGCTGATCTGGGGGGCAATCACTCACTTTGCCGGCGGAATGGCCGGGCTATTCGCGCCGGAAAACGCCTTGCGTAGCCTTCAGGAGATGCTTGCCCAGGGGGAGCTGGTGCGCAATATTGCCATCAGCTTGTCGAGGGTGGCGGTTGGCTTGGGGCTGGCGCTGATCGTCGGTATCCCGTGCGGCTTGCTGATGGGCTGCTCGGCGGCAAGCGAACTCCTGGCGATGCCGGCTCTGCAGTTTTTGCGTATGATCTCGCCGCTCTCGTGGATGCCCGTCGCCGTGATGCTGCTGGGGATCGGCGATCGGCCGATCTGGTTCTTGCTTAGCTTTGCCGCCGTGTGGCCGGTGCTGCTCAATACCGCCAGCGGCGTCAGGCAACTACCGCCCGGCTGGCTGCTGCTGGCCCGTTCGTTGAGCGCGACGCGCCGGGAAACGCTTTGGCATATTATTCTGCCCGGTGTTCGTGCCCATATTCTCACCGGCGTCCGGCTGGCCATCGGCATCCTGTGGATTGTGCTGGTGCCTTGTGAAATGTTGGGGGTCAGCTCAGGGCTGGGCTATGCCATTCTTGATGCTCGCGACCGGCTGGATTATTCCGCCCTGATGGCGGTGATTGTGACTATTGGCGCGATCGGCTTTTTGATGGACTGGCTGGCCAGGTATTTTATCCATACGGTTAGCGCCTGA
- a CDS encoding AraC family transcriptional regulator, translating into MLNSEWLLDNLSIENSVFHVGKYCGSWKGGTSGSGKASYHLVMEGHCWLHCAQHSSALRLEKGDMVFILQDCPFVLSSHENAQSAYRAPVQEMQPLTYKDETSTALACGFITFKTTISQMLLSFLPQVIVFKAQDDRSGSIGKLVAVINREATQTALRSEKLIASLTELLFFMVIRHYLSSHTVKTPLDNIPLTTEFLNLMAEIVLFPARPWTVEAMARASGLSRSWFIQRFNQVSPLSPAEIVRHIRIALACQHIAGGVSLTQSAERVGYLSQAAFNRAFQRITGVTPGRYSQQCRDNAAAQQFHGRNYLQINEIV; encoded by the coding sequence ATGCTAAATAGCGAATGGTTATTAGATAATCTGAGCATTGAGAACTCCGTTTTCCATGTGGGCAAGTATTGCGGCTCGTGGAAAGGCGGCACTTCGGGCAGTGGAAAGGCCAGCTATCACCTGGTGATGGAGGGGCACTGCTGGCTGCATTGCGCCCAGCATTCCAGCGCGTTACGTCTTGAAAAAGGCGACATGGTTTTTATTTTACAGGATTGTCCATTCGTTCTTTCCTCCCATGAAAATGCGCAAAGCGCCTACCGCGCGCCGGTGCAGGAAATGCAGCCGCTGACTTACAAAGATGAGACCAGCACCGCATTAGCCTGCGGTTTTATTACCTTTAAAACCACCATTAGCCAGATGCTGTTGAGCTTTTTGCCGCAGGTTATCGTATTTAAAGCACAGGACGACCGGTCCGGCTCCATCGGCAAACTGGTGGCGGTGATTAATCGGGAAGCGACACAGACGGCGCTACGCAGTGAAAAGCTTATCGCTTCGCTGACGGAATTACTCTTTTTTATGGTGATCCGCCACTATTTATCCAGCCATACGGTGAAGACGCCGTTGGATAATATTCCGCTGACAACAGAATTCCTCAATCTGATGGCGGAGATTGTCTTGTTTCCGGCACGCCCCTGGACGGTGGAAGCCATGGCGCGCGCATCGGGCCTGTCGCGCTCGTGGTTTATTCAGCGCTTTAACCAGGTTTCGCCGCTGTCACCTGCAGAAATTGTGCGCCATATTCGCATTGCACTGGCCTGCCAGCACATCGCCGGCGGTGTAAGCCTGACGCAGAGCGCGGAACGAGTCGGCTATCTATCCCAGGCTGCGTTTAATCGCGCATTTCAACGCATCACAGGGGTCACCCCCGGCCGCTACAGTCAGCAGTGCCGGGACAACGCCGCCGCTCAGCAATTTCACGGCCGGAATTATCTGCAGATAAACGAAATCGTTTAA
- a CDS encoding ABC transporter substrate-binding protein, which translates to MCLMCDAMSRRDFLKLSALLSAGAALPLVMQQQARAAAEPDAPVRVGYLPIVDAAPLLVAHGLGLFDKAGVKAERPVMFRSWSQLTEAFIGGRVNVIHMLSPVTIWARYQAKLPAKVVAWNHTNGSALTVAPQISRVEELEGKTVAVPFWYSIHNVVLQQILRSAGLQTVTSAPGKKQVRLLVLSPADMVPALAAGQIQGFIVAEPFNALAETRHVGRILRFTGDVWQNHACCVVMMHESDLSMRPAWSQSVTDALVNAQQWIRQHRAETAQLLSHSDEHRYTPHDADVLRQVLLPTPAMQASWHKDGAIRHDAWHQQRIDFQPWPYASYFASLTDQLKQTVMEGNSDFLARLNGQQVAADLVASDFVRQSIVRAGGMTAFGLPDGAFDREETIAP; encoded by the coding sequence ATGTGCCTGATGTGTGATGCGATGTCGCGCCGCGACTTTCTGAAATTGAGCGCGCTGCTGAGCGCTGGAGCCGCACTACCGCTGGTAATGCAACAGCAGGCGCGCGCCGCCGCTGAACCGGACGCGCCGGTCAGAGTCGGCTATCTGCCGATCGTCGACGCGGCGCCGCTGCTGGTGGCGCACGGGCTGGGCCTGTTCGACAAGGCCGGGGTGAAAGCCGAGCGTCCGGTGATGTTCCGCAGCTGGTCGCAACTGACAGAGGCATTTATCGGCGGCCGTGTGAACGTGATTCATATGCTTTCGCCGGTAACGATTTGGGCGCGCTACCAGGCGAAGCTGCCGGCCAAAGTGGTGGCCTGGAACCATACCAACGGTTCGGCGCTGACCGTAGCGCCGCAAATTAGCCGCGTCGAAGAGCTGGAGGGGAAAACCGTCGCCGTACCTTTCTGGTACTCAATACACAACGTGGTGCTGCAGCAAATATTGCGCAGCGCCGGGCTGCAGACAGTCACCAGCGCGCCGGGGAAAAAACAGGTTCGCCTGCTGGTACTTTCACCCGCGGATATGGTGCCCGCGCTGGCGGCCGGGCAAATTCAGGGTTTTATCGTCGCTGAGCCCTTTAACGCGCTAGCCGAAACACGCCATGTCGGGCGGATCCTGCGCTTTACCGGCGATGTCTGGCAAAACCACGCCTGCTGCGTGGTCATGATGCACGAAAGCGATCTCAGCATGCGCCCGGCATGGAGCCAGAGCGTGACTGACGCGCTGGTTAACGCCCAGCAGTGGATCCGCCAGCACCGGGCGGAAACGGCCCAGTTGCTGTCGCACAGCGACGAACATCGCTATACCCCACACGACGCCGACGTGCTTCGCCAGGTGCTGCTGCCGACGCCAGCGATGCAGGCTAGCTGGCACAAGGACGGCGCTATCCGCCACGATGCGTGGCACCAGCAGCGGATTGATTTCCAGCCATGGCCGTACGCCAGCTATTTCGCATCGCTCACCGACCAGCTAAAGCAGACGGTGATGGAGGGCAATAGCGATTTTCTCGCCCGACTCAACGGGCAGCAGGTCGCCGCCGATCTGGTAGCGTCGGATTTCGTGCGTCAAAGTATCGTCCGCGCCGGCGGTATGACCGCGTTTGGTCTTCCCGACGGCGCGTTTGACCGTGAGGAAACGATCGCGCCATGA
- a CDS encoding ABC transporter ATP-binding protein gives MSVLLHASHLEVGYHRGQATTRLLQDFNFSLAENEIVAVVGASGVGKSSLLRILAGLEKPLAGEVNYLGQPLDGPHPHLSVAFQDPTLLPWRTLEQNVAFGLDFRHQPRLEAHERQERVRQAIASVGLITHLSKLPTQLSGGMAQRVALARCLARRPKVMLLDEPFSALDEVTRHDMQRLLIAVLNQHRMSALLITHDIDEALLVADRVILLGGAPGRLMGEWRPQIPHPRDNALEALAALRLDILKKLRDVRADTDAEKRYVPDV, from the coding sequence ATGAGCGTGTTACTGCATGCCAGCCACCTTGAGGTGGGGTATCACCGCGGGCAGGCAACGACCCGCCTGCTGCAGGATTTCAACTTTTCGCTGGCGGAAAATGAAATTGTCGCCGTAGTGGGAGCCAGCGGCGTCGGGAAGTCGAGCCTGCTGCGGATCCTCGCCGGGCTGGAAAAGCCGCTGGCTGGAGAGGTGAACTACCTCGGCCAGCCGCTGGACGGCCCGCATCCCCACCTTTCGGTGGCTTTCCAGGACCCCACGCTGCTGCCCTGGCGCACTCTGGAACAGAATGTCGCTTTTGGCCTCGATTTCCGCCATCAGCCGCGGCTTGAGGCGCACGAACGTCAGGAACGCGTGCGGCAGGCGATTGCGTCGGTCGGTCTGATTACCCATCTCAGCAAGCTACCGACCCAGCTTTCCGGCGGGATGGCACAGCGCGTGGCGCTAGCCCGATGTCTGGCGCGGCGGCCGAAAGTGATGCTGCTTGATGAGCCGTTTAGCGCGCTGGATGAAGTCACCCGCCATGATATGCAGCGGCTGCTGATCGCCGTGCTGAATCAACACCGGATGTCGGCGCTGCTGATTACCCATGATATTGATGAGGCGCTGCTGGTGGCGGACCGGGTTATTTTGCTGGGCGGCGCTCCGGGCCGCCTGATGGGCGAATGGCGCCCACAGATCCCGCATCCGCGCGATAATGCGCTGGAGGCGCTCGCTGCCCTGCGGCTGGACATATTGAAGAAACTGCGTGATGTGCGCGCGGATACCGATGCGGAGAAACGCTATGTGCCTGATGTGTGA
- a CDS encoding AraC family transcriptional regulator: protein MQHHVQLSDSIISNSQTLVNSAIQYIYQNIKNNISVYDISEYLQVSRQYVHRIFKKQTGMTVNTFISHKKIEYAMMDIILGIEDADSAYLKYNFKSKHAFINQIQHLYPYHSCLT from the coding sequence ATGCAACACCATGTTCAACTCTCCGACAGCATAATATCCAACAGCCAGACATTGGTTAATTCCGCCATACAATATATTTATCAAAATATAAAGAATAACATTTCAGTTTATGATATCTCTGAATATCTGCAAGTTTCCCGGCAATATGTGCATCGCATTTTCAAAAAACAAACCGGAATGACCGTCAACACCTTTATCAGCCATAAAAAAATCGAATATGCGATGATGGATATCATCCTCGGTATTGAGGATGCCGACTCGGCCTACCTTAAATATAATTTCAAAAGTAAACATGCGTTTATCAATCAGATTCAGCATCTATATCCATACCACTCCTGCCTTACATAG
- a CDS encoding carboxymuconolactone decarboxylase family protein has product MTRITLQTLATAPEESKTYLENARRSSGFIPNLLLALSNSPQALQTYITVGAINNNNSLSAAERETVQLIAATVHGCGFCVAGHSATVEKKKIMPPADLQALRKRQPLPDPHLEAIASFAREVIATRGAVSEAAWQGFRAAGYGERQALDVILGVSLATLCNFANSLAQTPLNTELSPWAWSD; this is encoded by the coding sequence ATGACAAGAATTACCTTGCAGACCCTGGCAACTGCTCCAGAGGAATCAAAAACTTATCTGGAAAACGCCCGGCGTTCTTCAGGATTTATTCCCAACTTATTACTGGCGCTGTCTAATTCGCCGCAGGCGCTGCAAACATATATAACAGTTGGCGCTATAAATAATAATAACAGTCTATCCGCAGCGGAACGAGAAACGGTGCAATTAATTGCTGCAACTGTCCATGGTTGCGGTTTTTGCGTGGCGGGACACAGCGCAACGGTCGAAAAGAAAAAGATCATGCCTCCGGCCGATTTACAGGCGCTACGCAAGCGGCAGCCGCTGCCAGACCCGCATCTTGAAGCCATTGCCAGCTTCGCACGCGAAGTCATCGCCACGCGCGGCGCGGTTAGCGAGGCGGCATGGCAGGGGTTTCGCGCGGCGGGTTACGGCGAGCGCCAGGCGCTGGATGTGATCCTCGGCGTCAGCTTGGCCACGCTGTGCAACTTCGCCAATAGCCTGGCGCAAACGCCGCTCAATACCGAGCTAAGTCCGTGGGCTTGGTCCGACTAA